Proteins encoded in a region of the Drosophila sechellia strain sech25 chromosome 2L, ASM438219v1, whole genome shotgun sequence genome:
- the LOC6614675 gene encoding uncharacterized protein LOC6614675, translating into MSLEWQNEVVRITRQVKRNLPHRNFREINFDRETIRQGITPLTYDEARRLKGPVFEALEDELRRAGCTMLPEFLHCLATKENALFESLNIRERLSDDSELLYGMVDRLRDAELAVCLNKQRGLKQCFGLFFETMQLLEPYRQKYAYALVALNEHIISLCRNIAGQERDAAEYISRIYYIYSLYLVNTGQRTSAINFLQIAMDLVRGHVWTAEVGMPAGSLTLHELVAQNLARQLLIQGKSIVRQHPEDAVAMARRATVLIAEIGRDKNMEIFCDTFLERAYFLMEIGNFNSAQQCLEQIKTQILACTEYRFVKLNIKYYLIQGQCSEIFEHVEKAISCYKRALRLSRLYTHRDLEAEILLHLGKIFAKDTQMTSIAKKCYEHAKRIYVDFNDLHSRKMANYLQAKLMADEITPLYMAMLKSSTTRYCAFFNLRQWKNRCRPFWKRLGDEIIKQETDSIYCLLDEEKEDPGHDVAPYDDIDLKTFKLAEGDI; encoded by the exons ATGTCCTTGGAGTGGCAAAATGAGGTGGTGCGCATTACGCGCCAAGTAAAGCGCAATCTACCGCACCGAAATTTCCGAGAGATTAACTTTGATCGCGAGACCATTAGACAAGGAATCACTCCCCTGACCTATGATGAGGCGCGCCGACTTAAGGGACCAGTTTTCGAGGCTCTGGAGGATGAGTTGCGCCGGGCAGGATGCACCATGCTGCCGGAGTTCCTCCACTGCCTGGCCACCAAGGAGAATGCACTTTTCGAGAGCCTAAATATCCGGGAACGGCTATCCGATGACTCGGAATTGCTCTACGGAATGGTGGATCGACTCCGCGATGCCGAACTGGCCGTTTGTCTGAACAAGCAACGGGGACTGAAACAGTGTTTTGGCCTGTTCTTTGAGACCATGCAGCTGCTGGAACCGTATCGTCAGAAATACGCATACGCCCTGGTGGCCCTCAATGAGCACATCATCTCGCTGTGCCGCAACATTGCCGGCCAGGAACGGGATGCCGCTGAGTACATATCCCGCATCTATTACATCTATTCCTTGTACCTGGTGAACACGGGTCAGCGTACCTCGGCCATCAATTTCCTACAAATTGCCATGGATCTGGTGCGTGGTCACGTGTGGACTGCCGAGGTGGGAATGCCCGCAGGCAGCCTCACGCTCCACGAGCTGGTGGCCCAGAATCTCGCCAGGCAGCTCCTCATCCAGGGCAAGTCCATTGTGCGCCAGCACCCCGAGGATGCGGTGGCCATGGCCCGTCGGGCCACTGTCCTGATAGCAGAAA TTGGCAGGGATAAGAACATGGAGATTTTCTGCGACACTTTTCTGGAGCGTGCCTACTTCCTTATGGAGATTGGTAACTTTAACTCGGCGCAGCAGTGCCTGGAGCAGATCAAAACCCAGATCCTGGCCTGCACCGAATACCGATTCGTTAAGCTCAACATCAAGTACTACCTGATCCAAGGGCAATGTTCCGAGAT TTTTGAGCACGTGGAGAAGGCCATTTCGTGTTACAAGCGAGCTCTTCGCTTATCCCGACTCTACACCCACCGCGATTTGGAGGCAGAGATACTTTTGCATCTGGGAAAGATCTTTGCCAAGGACACACAGATGACCAGTATCGCTAAGAAATGCTATGAGCATGCCAAGCGCATCTACGTGGACTTTAACGATCTGCACAGCCGCAAGATGGCCAACTACCTGCAGGCCAAGTTAATGGCGGATGAAATCACACCACTTTACATGGCCATGCTCAAGTCTTCTACCACTCGCTATTGCGCCTTTTTCAACCTGCGTCAGTGGAAGAACCGCTGTCGTCCTTTTTGGAAGCGACTGGGTGACGAGATCATCAAGCAGGAAACGGATAGCATCTACTGTCTGCTGGATGAGGAGAAGGAGGATCCTGGTCACGATGTGGCTCCCTACGACGATATCGATCTCAAGACATTCAAACTGGCTGAGGGAGACATCTAA